Proteins encoded by one window of Halobacteriovorax sp. GB3:
- a CDS encoding lipoate--protein ligase encodes MTTKTKIRIFMADTFDPWFNLATEDWLFRDMNPVVPTLFLWRNENTVVIGRFQNPWTECNVEKMEEDGIKLARRQSGGGAVFHDLGNTNFTFLNAKEHYDKNTNNSIIIDALSKFGIKCEASGRNDMVVLTDEGEKKISGSAFKETKDRAFHHGTLLIDADLTKLSKYLNPNKKKLESKGIKSVRARVTNLVQENEMMNHDELCQAIIESFQSKYGAKAEVEHLSYETLKEIPELQERYEKLKDWNWRFGETPKFSHFMEERFSWGTMEVHLDSHKGMIKQVKIYSDSLHPEMIELLQQQLCDIAYDPKAVAKAVGLVMEELPMISDYLLEFSDWLSLQVK; translated from the coding sequence ATGACGACAAAGACTAAAATTAGAATTTTCATGGCCGATACTTTTGATCCTTGGTTTAACCTCGCAACAGAGGATTGGCTTTTTCGCGATATGAATCCCGTTGTCCCAACACTTTTTCTTTGGCGCAATGAAAATACGGTTGTCATTGGGCGCTTTCAAAATCCATGGACAGAGTGCAATGTCGAAAAAATGGAAGAGGATGGCATAAAACTCGCTCGAAGACAGTCTGGCGGTGGTGCCGTTTTCCATGATCTTGGAAATACTAATTTCACATTTTTAAATGCTAAAGAACATTATGATAAAAATACCAATAACTCCATAATCATCGATGCTCTAAGCAAATTTGGCATTAAGTGTGAGGCCTCTGGTCGTAACGATATGGTTGTTCTCACTGATGAGGGTGAAAAGAAGATATCAGGTAGTGCTTTTAAAGAAACAAAAGATAGGGCCTTCCACCACGGAACGCTTCTTATTGATGCCGATCTAACTAAATTATCAAAATACCTTAATCCTAATAAGAAAAAACTTGAATCCAAAGGAATTAAATCCGTTCGCGCACGTGTGACAAACTTGGTTCAAGAAAATGAAATGATGAATCACGACGAACTCTGCCAGGCGATTATTGAAAGTTTTCAATCTAAATATGGAGCAAAGGCTGAAGTAGAGCACCTAAGCTATGAGACGTTAAAAGAGATTCCTGAGTTGCAGGAGCGCTATGAAAAGCTTAAAGATTGGAATTGGCGCTTTGGTGAGACCCCTAAATTTTCTCATTTTATGGAAGAGAGATTTAGCTGGGGAACGATGGAAGTTCACTTGGATTCGCACAAGGGAATGATCAAGCAAGTTAAGATCTACTCCGATTCACTCCATCCAGAGATGATTGAACTTCTTCAGCAGCAGCTTTGTGATATTGCCTATGATCCTAAGGCCGTCGCTAAAGCAGTTGGACTTGTTATGGAAGAATTACCAATGATTAGTGATTATCTCTTAGAGTTTTCAGACTGGCTTTCTTTACAAGTTAAATAA
- a CDS encoding transglycosylase domain-containing protein — MTKKVLLFTLILIVLIALPVFYLNGIIPKKEIQLLKSGYVQKTFDKSDKKKVTYQVTSKKPRDWVELKKISVYAKKAILLSEDWAFYEHDGLDYNQLQEAIEEGIAGKRVRGASTISQQVVKNVFLTPKKTLWRKLKESVITLYMERELSKDKIFEVYLNIAQWGDGVYGLRSASSYYFNKHPSKLNPKESAFLAMLLPSPVRYGESFRQRKLTDFGKKTVSSVIEKMRLAKVLSAKEAEYWLSRDLFRKSLKAIPSKKFKYSKRKLLSDGNELDAYYAQDPDAVVKENIEYDDDSLDEAFEIKDQEFSLD; from the coding sequence GTGACAAAAAAAGTACTCCTATTCACTTTGATCTTAATTGTTCTTATTGCACTACCTGTGTTTTATCTCAATGGGATCATTCCAAAAAAAGAAATCCAACTTTTAAAAAGCGGCTATGTACAAAAAACCTTTGATAAGTCAGATAAAAAGAAAGTCACTTACCAAGTGACGAGTAAAAAACCTCGCGACTGGGTAGAGCTTAAAAAGATCTCTGTCTATGCAAAAAAGGCAATTCTTTTAAGTGAGGATTGGGCCTTCTATGAACACGATGGGCTCGATTACAATCAATTGCAAGAGGCCATTGAAGAGGGGATTGCTGGCAAGCGAGTCCGTGGGGCATCCACGATTTCACAACAAGTTGTTAAAAACGTTTTTCTCACTCCAAAAAAGACCTTGTGGCGCAAGTTAAAAGAAAGCGTCATCACTCTTTACATGGAACGAGAATTATCTAAAGATAAAATCTTTGAAGTTTATCTCAACATTGCTCAATGGGGCGATGGGGTTTATGGTTTAAGAAGTGCTTCTTCATATTACTTTAATAAACATCCTAGTAAGCTTAATCCTAAAGAGAGTGCTTTTTTGGCGATGCTCTTACCAAGCCCCGTTCGTTATGGAGAGTCTTTTAGACAGAGAAAATTAACTGATTTTGGTAAAAAGACCGTTTCAAGCGTTATAGAAAAAATGCGCCTAGCAAAAGTCTTAAGCGCAAAGGAAGCTGAGTATTGGCTCTCGCGCGATCTATTTAGAAAGTCTCTAAAGGCCATTCCTTCGAAGAAGTTCAAATACTCTAAGAGAAAGCTTCTCTCCGATGGAAATGAGCTTGATGCCTATTACGCTCAAGATCCTGATGCCGTGGTGAAAGAGAATATTGAATACGATGATGATTCTCTCGATGAGGCATTTGAAATTAAAGATCAAGAGTTCTCTTTAGATTAA
- a CDS encoding HAD-IIIA family hydrolase, with the protein MLSLLLNCDPLFEQQLKSFGFESIKVIQNLEDLTESDFPCVLFRDLSFLDFDPSVLKKCDRASCLIELTESGPYTLSESNELVARDKSVDGFEFIGAFVFTDLCEISFLETPSKFNPITSGRQGKFVSKSDYRSCLFLDRDGILNHDGSYLYEFEAMSFYDEIIPLLKYIQDQNYFLCVVTNQSGVARGYYSSEDVDTLHKKMKQYFYDRGVEIESWLQSPYHETKGQGAYRRKSHLRKPYPGMVSKAFQQMPILSTGNLMIGDKVSDDLLAFHGNVFHMIRQYDLSTAKNECFDNYDLLQKRLELLFQTLHNV; encoded by the coding sequence ATGCTCTCTCTATTATTAAATTGTGACCCTCTCTTTGAACAACAGTTAAAGTCTTTTGGATTTGAATCAATTAAAGTCATTCAAAATTTAGAAGATTTAACAGAATCAGATTTTCCCTGCGTTCTTTTTAGGGATTTATCATTTCTAGACTTTGATCCAAGTGTTTTAAAAAAGTGTGACAGAGCAAGTTGTCTCATTGAATTAACTGAATCTGGCCCTTACACACTTAGTGAGTCAAATGAGCTCGTAGCAAGAGATAAGTCTGTGGATGGTTTCGAATTTATCGGCGCCTTTGTCTTTACTGATCTTTGTGAGATTTCATTTTTAGAAACACCTTCGAAATTTAATCCAATCACTAGTGGTCGCCAAGGGAAGTTTGTTTCTAAAAGTGATTACAGAAGTTGTTTATTTCTTGATCGCGATGGCATTTTAAACCACGATGGAAGTTATCTCTATGAGTTCGAGGCCATGTCATTCTACGATGAGATCATCCCTCTTTTAAAATATATTCAAGATCAAAACTATTTTCTGTGCGTTGTGACCAATCAATCGGGCGTAGCGCGAGGTTATTATTCTAGTGAGGATGTCGATACTCTTCATAAGAAGATGAAACAATACTTTTATGATAGAGGAGTGGAGATTGAGAGTTGGCTACAGTCTCCTTATCACGAAACAAAAGGGCAAGGTGCCTATAGACGAAAAAGTCATCTGCGTAAGCCCTATCCAGGTATGGTTTCAAAGGCCTTTCAACAAATGCCGATTCTTTCTACAGGTAATTTGATGATTGGAGATAAGGTTAGTGATGATCTTTTAGCATTTCACGGAAATGTTTTTCACATGATAAGACAATACGATTTATCAACAGCAAAAAACGAGTGCTTCGATAATTACGATTTGTTGCAAAAGAGACTTGAATTATTGTTTCAAACTCTGCACAATGTTTAA
- a CDS encoding aspartate carbamoyltransferase catalytic subunit — protein MLNFPSIFESVSDLDKGQIDALLLLAHKFKNRVSHTTDFTKAKPTICTLFLENSTRTKHSFQMASEHLGGYFFDFDVKSSSFSKGENLEETLLTLKCQGVDLCIIRSNENNHLERLKAAPPLRIINGGDGTNEHPTQALLDLFTMQEIEGDLNGKRVCIVGDSNHSRVANSLIKLLPLYGVEVSLAGPKEFADQCAKKHGLKHFEKSSEYLKECDIVYLLRAQLERHTTGDKAAHQNLLISYNKDYGLNSQALKEAGTNQSIYHPGPCNIGIELTHELMRTSSYKGYEQVKHSIFMRMAIIQSILQNGDKNVGKFTNLSTN, from the coding sequence ATGTTAAACTTCCCTTCCATTTTTGAGAGCGTAAGTGATCTGGACAAAGGACAGATCGATGCCTTATTGCTTCTGGCCCACAAATTCAAAAATCGCGTGAGCCACACTACAGACTTCACCAAGGCTAAACCTACCATCTGCACTCTCTTTCTCGAAAATTCAACCAGGACAAAGCACTCATTTCAAATGGCCTCGGAACATCTGGGCGGTTACTTCTTTGATTTTGACGTCAAGTCCTCAAGCTTTAGTAAAGGCGAAAATCTCGAGGAGACTCTCTTAACACTCAAGTGTCAGGGAGTTGATCTTTGTATTATAAGAAGTAATGAAAACAACCACTTAGAAAGACTGAAGGCCGCCCCTCCCCTAAGGATTATCAACGGCGGCGACGGAACTAACGAACACCCTACCCAGGCCCTTTTAGACCTCTTCACAATGCAAGAAATCGAAGGCGATCTAAATGGGAAGCGCGTGTGTATTGTAGGCGATTCTAATCACTCGCGAGTAGCGAATTCTCTTATAAAGCTCCTTCCTCTCTATGGCGTTGAAGTTTCACTTGCAGGGCCAAAAGAGTTTGCTGATCAATGCGCAAAGAAGCATGGTTTAAAACATTTTGAAAAATCGAGTGAGTACCTAAAAGAGTGCGATATTGTTTACCTCTTAAGAGCACAGCTTGAACGTCACACGACAGGTGATAAAGCCGCACATCAAAACTTATTAATCTCTTATAATAAAGACTACGGACTAAATTCACAGGCATTGAAAGAGGCCGGGACAAATCAGAGTATTTACCACCCTGGCCCATGTAATATCGGTATCGAACTTACTCATGAGCTTATGAGAACTTCTTCTTATAAAGGTTATGAGCAAGTGAAGCACTCAATTTTTATGAGAATGGCCATTATTCAGTCCATTCTACAAAACGGAGATAAGAACGTTGGCAAATTTACGAATTTATCGACCAACTAA
- the carB gene encoding carbamoyl-phosphate synthase large subunit yields the protein MNELDFQKSLKNTRAFLHFKDGTKFQGWLNIESDDPRIKNGIFAEAAFTTGMSGYQETATDPSFLGQFIIYTNAHIGQYPSNKQWEQSQSIHAKALIARNFSANDFLLKCDVPLFSGLDTRSLVRYISTVSEDQRAILTLSEQAPSENEFIDRMLECNQLNKVSIKEKKTIIEGERPIALIDYGVKNGIIEHLKQIGLPLIQLPYNSSSKEVLSHNPRLIFLSNGPGDPKEYYDQIEVVKELLESKIPIRGICLGHQLLTLALGAKTIKLPFGQRGANHPVLDHTNGEILITSQNHGYASDEKSLLDIKNSNPLGTTLHISARSLFDKSVEALSSDDHLVKSVQYHPEANPGPLDGAKFFSEIKDYLENGAKEKLPEDLLHPLKDLEEKKTYHGEIKKILLIGSGPIKIGQASEFDYSGTQALKSLKEIGLSVVLLNSNPATIMTDPNMADATYIEPITKETIIKIIEKENVDALLSTMGGQTALNLCVELEKEGLLKERNVTLLGANVDTIEKTEDRELFAKELDGLGYATGKRFRAKSRQEALSLSKSKVGFPLIIRRDFALGGKGAALVHEISELEEVLDGDIKYPITMEKSLLGWKEVELEVMVDREKNGLVICSIENVDPCGIHTGDSITVAPAQTISDYCYQKLRTMSLTIAKHMNVVAGGANVQFAINPLDEDDIIVIEMNPRVSRSSALASKATGYPIAKISAQLAVGYTLKEILNDITRNSPVAFEPTLDYVAVKIPIFPFNKFPTSSKTLGPQMRSVGEVLALGSSFNEAYMKALRSTELGLEIPQLSNLKSSPTVIDEAYLEKRLQTANELSLLTVMEALRIGMDKERICELSNMTAWFVDQMEILTSKENEIEQDKAITVDKIRSLKELGFSDKHIALKCDKGLSDILSFRYKHNIVPVYKAVDTCSGEFAAKTPYFYSTYQVENEAISLSKSDKSVAIFGSGPNRIGQGIEFDYSCVKSCTHLRENSIKAIMINSNPETVSTDYDSSDRLYLSPLFSEDLFDILFNEKPMGVISSFSGQTGINIREHLEAEFRKEIFDINFYGPSLDLLDLTEDRKRFYEITKKVPLSHTKSKEVAGHKKVVNAMIEIGLPIIIRPSYVIGGESMYIFHQHSEIENLPETLKEQLHHSSTLFQVETYLDGALEYDVDLIRDHKGHTIFTVCEHIEHAGVHSGDSGMISPPVQLTSKMYKKMKEISIALANELDVIGPINFQYAVKGEEIYCIEANPRGSRTIPFLSKAANKNLAALATDALLGKEIDNYDREKAKYFCVKQSTFPFDRFVQDNIILGPKMRSTGETLGIDSDKDHAILKSYLGNYPGIHEPGEILFSLADKNKVQVLPYLKMLKMLGYEFIATPGTWEYIKKQGLSCKRVCKIGQLEGVQMGEVLKSDRLKMVFNTPENQGQSKSDGEFIRNSAIQYGVPCFTRPENIIAVIESIVGSSDKELAPVSLQEVIREAK from the coding sequence ATGAACGAATTGGATTTTCAAAAAAGTCTTAAAAACACGCGTGCCTTTTTACACTTTAAAGATGGAACTAAGTTTCAGGGTTGGCTCAATATTGAGTCCGATGATCCAAGAATCAAAAATGGAATTTTCGCTGAAGCGGCCTTCACAACAGGAATGAGTGGTTATCAAGAAACGGCCACAGACCCAAGCTTTCTAGGTCAATTTATTATTTATACCAATGCCCATATTGGACAATACCCTTCTAACAAACAATGGGAACAATCTCAGTCTATTCATGCTAAAGCGTTAATTGCTCGTAACTTTTCTGCCAACGACTTTCTTTTAAAATGCGATGTCCCACTCTTTTCAGGGCTCGATACGAGAAGTCTTGTTCGCTACATTTCAACAGTGAGTGAGGATCAAAGAGCAATACTCACTTTGAGCGAACAAGCACCTAGCGAAAATGAATTCATCGATCGCATGCTTGAGTGTAACCAATTAAATAAAGTCAGCATAAAGGAAAAAAAGACAATCATTGAAGGAGAAAGGCCAATTGCTCTTATAGACTATGGAGTAAAAAATGGCATAATCGAACATTTAAAGCAAATAGGGCTTCCACTCATTCAACTTCCCTATAATTCAAGTTCAAAAGAAGTTCTCTCTCACAATCCAAGATTGATTTTTCTATCTAATGGACCAGGGGATCCTAAAGAGTATTACGATCAAATAGAAGTCGTTAAAGAGCTGTTGGAATCAAAAATACCTATTCGAGGAATTTGTCTTGGTCACCAACTTCTCACTCTTGCTCTAGGCGCGAAAACCATTAAACTCCCTTTTGGACAAAGGGGCGCAAATCATCCTGTGCTTGATCATACAAATGGGGAGATTCTTATTACATCTCAAAACCATGGTTATGCCAGTGACGAGAAATCCCTCCTGGATATAAAAAATTCTAATCCACTTGGAACAACTCTTCATATAAGTGCTAGAAGTTTATTTGATAAATCAGTTGAAGCGCTCTCAAGTGATGACCACCTAGTTAAATCTGTTCAATATCATCCAGAGGCCAATCCAGGACCTCTCGATGGGGCAAAGTTTTTTAGTGAAATTAAAGATTATCTTGAAAATGGAGCTAAAGAAAAACTCCCTGAAGATCTTTTACACCCACTAAAAGATCTTGAAGAAAAGAAAACCTACCATGGAGAAATTAAAAAGATTCTTCTCATAGGTTCCGGTCCAATTAAGATTGGTCAAGCGAGTGAATTTGATTACTCAGGTACTCAGGCGCTAAAAAGTCTCAAAGAAATCGGGCTAAGTGTAGTTCTTCTCAATTCAAATCCGGCCACCATTATGACCGACCCGAATATGGCCGATGCAACTTATATTGAGCCAATTACAAAAGAGACGATCATAAAGATTATAGAAAAAGAAAATGTCGATGCCCTCCTCTCAACAATGGGTGGACAAACGGCACTCAACTTGTGTGTTGAGCTTGAAAAAGAAGGACTTTTAAAAGAGAGAAACGTCACGCTTTTAGGGGCCAATGTCGATACAATTGAAAAGACAGAAGACCGTGAGCTCTTTGCAAAAGAGCTCGACGGTCTAGGCTATGCGACAGGAAAACGCTTTAGAGCAAAATCAAGACAAGAGGCCCTTAGTCTTTCAAAATCAAAAGTGGGCTTTCCACTCATTATTAGAAGAGACTTCGCCCTTGGAGGAAAAGGTGCGGCCCTTGTTCATGAAATATCAGAACTTGAAGAAGTTTTAGATGGTGATATCAAGTATCCAATCACCATGGAAAAATCTCTTTTAGGATGGAAAGAAGTTGAACTTGAAGTCATGGTTGATAGAGAAAAAAATGGACTTGTTATCTGCTCCATTGAAAATGTGGACCCCTGTGGAATTCACACAGGTGACTCTATAACCGTTGCTCCGGCCCAAACGATTAGTGATTACTGCTATCAAAAACTAAGAACAATGTCTCTTACCATCGCAAAACATATGAATGTCGTTGCAGGGGGGGCCAATGTACAATTTGCCATAAACCCTCTTGATGAAGATGATATTATTGTCATCGAAATGAACCCTAGAGTCTCTAGATCATCAGCACTTGCCTCAAAGGCCACGGGTTATCCCATTGCAAAGATCTCAGCACAACTTGCCGTTGGATACACACTTAAAGAAATTTTAAACGATATCACAAGAAACTCTCCCGTGGCCTTTGAACCAACACTTGATTATGTCGCCGTTAAAATTCCCATTTTTCCTTTTAATAAATTTCCGACAAGTTCTAAAACACTCGGTCCTCAAATGAGATCTGTTGGAGAAGTCTTGGCCTTAGGCTCAAGTTTTAACGAGGCCTATATGAAGGCCTTAAGATCAACTGAATTAGGTCTTGAAATTCCTCAACTATCAAATCTGAAATCATCTCCGACAGTTATTGATGAAGCTTATCTTGAAAAGAGGCTACAAACAGCAAACGAGCTCTCCCTTCTCACAGTAATGGAGGCGCTTAGAATAGGAATGGATAAAGAAAGAATTTGTGAACTCTCCAATATGACTGCTTGGTTTGTTGATCAAATGGAAATTCTAACATCCAAGGAAAATGAAATTGAACAAGACAAGGCCATTACAGTTGATAAAATTCGCTCTTTAAAAGAGCTTGGTTTTTCTGATAAACATATTGCCCTAAAGTGCGACAAGGGACTTAGTGACATTCTCTCTTTTCGCTACAAGCACAATATAGTTCCCGTTTATAAGGCCGTTGATACTTGCTCTGGAGAATTTGCCGCTAAAACGCCGTATTTCTACTCCACTTATCAAGTTGAAAATGAGGCCATCTCCTTATCTAAGAGCGACAAGAGTGTCGCCATTTTCGGATCGGGGCCAAATCGAATTGGGCAGGGAATTGAATTTGATTATTCCTGTGTAAAAAGTTGCACGCACCTTAGAGAAAATAGCATTAAAGCAATTATGATTAACTCAAATCCAGAAACAGTTAGCACAGATTATGACAGCTCAGATAGACTTTATCTCTCCCCGCTTTTTAGTGAGGATCTCTTTGACATTCTCTTCAACGAAAAGCCCATGGGAGTGATCAGTTCTTTTTCTGGTCAAACAGGAATTAATATCAGAGAACATTTAGAAGCGGAATTTCGAAAAGAAATCTTTGACATTAACTTCTATGGACCAAGCCTTGATCTTCTCGATTTAACAGAAGATAGAAAACGCTTTTACGAGATTACAAAGAAAGTTCCTCTTTCGCATACCAAATCTAAAGAAGTCGCTGGCCATAAAAAAGTTGTCAACGCCATGATCGAGATTGGGCTTCCTATCATCATTAGACCAAGCTATGTCATCGGTGGAGAGAGTATGTATATCTTTCACCAGCATAGCGAGATCGAGAATTTACCAGAAACGCTAAAAGAACAACTTCACCACTCTTCCACTCTCTTTCAAGTAGAAACCTATCTGGATGGAGCACTGGAGTACGACGTTGATCTCATTAGAGATCACAAAGGCCATACTATTTTTACTGTGTGTGAACACATTGAACATGCAGGAGTTCACTCGGGAGATTCAGGAATGATCTCACCTCCAGTGCAACTTACATCAAAGATGTATAAAAAAATGAAAGAAATCTCTATTGCCCTAGCTAACGAACTCGATGTCATAGGACCTATTAATTTTCAATATGCTGTTAAAGGTGAAGAGATCTATTGTATCGAGGCCAATCCACGCGGTTCAAGAACAATTCCTTTTCTTTCAAAAGCGGCCAATAAGAACCTTGCGGCCCTAGCAACTGATGCCCTTCTTGGAAAGGAAATTGATAATTATGATCGAGAGAAGGCCAAATACTTCTGCGTCAAACAATCAACATTTCCTTTTGATCGCTTCGTTCAAGACAATATCATTCTAGGACCTAAAATGAGATCAACTGGTGAAACTCTAGGAATTGATTCCGATAAAGATCACGCCATCTTAAAATCTTATCTTGGAAATTACCCTGGCATTCATGAGCCAGGAGAGATCCTCTTTTCTCTTGCTGACAAGAATAAAGTGCAGGTTCTTCCCTACTTGAAAATGCTTAAGATGCTAGGCTATGAATTCATTGCCACACCAGGAACGTGGGAGTACATAAAAAAACAAGGCCTATCATGTAAGAGAGTTTGCAAGATTGGCCAACTTGAAGGTGTTCAGATGGGAGAGGTTTTAAAGAGTGATCGCTTGAAAATGGTCTTTAATACTCCTGAAAATCAAGGACAGTCAAAATCTGATGGCGAATTCATTCGAAATTCGGCAATCCAATATGGTGTTCCTTGCTTTACAAGACCAGAAAATATCATTGCCGTCATTGAGTCGATCGTTGGCTCGAGTGATAAAGAGCTTGCTCCAGTGAGTTTACAAGAAGTTATTAGGGAGGCTAAATGA
- the pyrF gene encoding orotidine-5'-phosphate decarboxylase, with product MMNRIIVALDGMSKEQIFTYLDEIKGEINFVKIGMEAYYKYGRELLIEIKNRYDVSLFLDLKLHDIPNTVKGAIRSLEGLPIEFLTVHLQGGKNMLREAKKQKDISLPRTKLLGVSYLTSLDEQDFLEIWNTEKEDIEDSFIRLFKIAEDCKLEGIVCSAVEATLVKERFNLQVISPGIRLRDDLKANKIGDQRRVLCAKDALSRGCDYLVIGRSLTTKERPYKESLSLLKKEL from the coding sequence ATGATGAATCGAATCATCGTTGCCCTTGATGGTATGAGTAAAGAGCAAATATTTACTTATCTCGATGAGATAAAGGGTGAGATCAATTTTGTTAAGATTGGAATGGAGGCCTATTATAAATATGGCCGAGAATTACTCATTGAAATTAAGAATCGATATGATGTAAGTCTTTTTCTCGATTTAAAACTTCACGATATTCCCAATACAGTGAAAGGGGCCATACGCTCGCTTGAAGGTCTCCCAATAGAGTTTCTAACAGTTCATCTACAAGGTGGAAAGAATATGCTTAGAGAGGCCAAGAAACAAAAAGACATCTCCCTTCCACGGACAAAATTACTTGGAGTCAGTTACCTAACAAGCTTAGATGAACAGGACTTTTTAGAAATCTGGAATACAGAAAAAGAGGATATTGAAGACTCATTTATAAGACTTTTTAAAATTGCCGAGGATTGTAAACTCGAGGGTATTGTTTGCTCGGCCGTTGAGGCCACTCTGGTTAAAGAGAGATTTAATCTTCAAGTCATTAGCCCAGGGATTAGATTAAGAGATGATTTAAAGGCCAATAAGATTGGTGATCAAAGGCGCGTGCTTTGTGCTAAGGACGCTTTAAGCAGAGGTTGTGATTATCTGGTGATTGGACGCTCCTTAACAACTAAAGAGCGCCCTTACAAAGAGAGTCTTAGTCTCCTAAAAAAAGAATTATAA
- a CDS encoding inosine/guanosine kinase, with protein MKFPGKRKTKHYFPVETEGRMPFEVDFSKKENVYIVGIDQLLVDIEVEVDDEFLEKYSIPKGESVVLDSDIVEEIYWKMKKEDRIIGEYAGGAVGNTLHNYCVLTDDRSVALGTICENIRVGDYAFKYICSTSSKVDFNYLQPCQGHMGRAMCFLTPDKERTFAIGKGIMNELKEEFIPEEVVARSSALLVTAFLLRDKESPMYQSTLKACKIAKENNVPVVFALGTSFLIEGRKEEFLDFINEYATIVAMNEQEAHALTGIDDPLLSCEKVLEYTDMILLTVGKRGLYIASYVDEKNARETKDMIHTKSIAEYNLHEYSRAQKKSDCEKPIKIYTHINPYMGGPGEILNTNGAGDAALSALLHDVAANVYHQMVLPNSPKHKSNYLTYSSIHQICKYANRASYEVLKQNSPRLSQGLPQKEESLEESYWEL; from the coding sequence ATGAAATTTCCAGGTAAGAGAAAAACTAAACATTACTTTCCCGTCGAAACTGAAGGACGTATGCCATTTGAAGTCGATTTCTCAAAGAAAGAGAACGTCTATATCGTTGGTATTGACCAACTTCTCGTTGATATTGAAGTAGAAGTGGATGATGAATTTCTTGAAAAATATTCTATTCCAAAAGGAGAGTCTGTCGTTTTGGATAGCGATATTGTTGAAGAGATCTATTGGAAGATGAAAAAAGAAGATCGAATTATTGGTGAGTATGCTGGTGGAGCCGTTGGTAATACACTTCATAATTATTGTGTTTTAACTGATGATCGCTCTGTTGCTCTTGGAACAATTTGCGAGAATATCCGAGTTGGAGACTATGCTTTTAAGTATATTTGTTCAACTTCTTCAAAAGTCGACTTTAACTATCTCCAACCTTGTCAGGGTCACATGGGAAGGGCCATGTGTTTTTTAACTCCAGATAAAGAAAGAACCTTTGCCATTGGTAAGGGGATCATGAATGAGCTTAAAGAAGAATTTATTCCAGAGGAAGTTGTCGCTAGATCAAGTGCCCTTTTAGTAACGGCCTTTTTACTTAGAGACAAAGAGTCGCCAATGTATCAATCGACTCTCAAGGCCTGTAAAATTGCTAAGGAAAATAATGTACCTGTCGTCTTCGCCCTTGGTACGAGCTTTCTCATCGAGGGAAGAAAGGAAGAATTTCTCGATTTTATCAATGAATATGCAACCATTGTTGCAATGAACGAGCAAGAGGCCCACGCTCTTACGGGAATTGACGACCCACTTTTATCTTGTGAAAAGGTTCTCGAATATACGGATATGATCCTCTTAACCGTAGGTAAAAGAGGCCTCTATATCGCTTCTTATGTCGATGAAAAAAATGCTCGTGAAACAAAAGATATGATTCATACTAAATCTATTGCTGAATATAATTTGCATGAGTATTCAAGAGCGCAGAAAAAGTCTGATTGTGAAAAACCAATTAAAATCTATACCCATATTAACCCATATATGGGTGGTCCTGGCGAGATCTTAAATACAAATGGAGCAGGAGATGCTGCCTTGTCTGCACTTCTACACGATGTCGCTGCTAATGTTTATCATCAGATGGTTCTTCCAAATTCACCGAAGCATAAGTCAAATTATTTAACTTATTCTTCCATTCACCAAATTTGTAAGTACGCCAACCGTGCTAGTTATGAAGTTTTAAAGCAAAATTCGCCAAGACTCTCTCAAGGCCTTCCTCAAAAAGAAGAAAGCCTCGAGGAATCGTATTGGGAGTTATAA